A window of Parasynechococcus marenigrum WH 8102 contains these coding sequences:
- a CDS encoding UvrD-helicase domain-containing protein, whose protein sequence is MSFLAGLNDAQRRAVDHHEGPLLVVAGAGSGKTRALTHRIAHLIGEHGADPAQILAVTFTNKAAREMKERLEVLLAQKLAQSQYGQPWSTLPPVDQRQLRSRIYREVSKELWIGTFHALFARMLRYDIDKFKDAEGLSWTKQFSIYDEADAQSLVKEIVTQELQLDPKRFEPKKTRWAISNAKNQGWLPDQLEANAEGQRGKLTANVYRRYRRALAANNALDFDDLLLLPVQLLQQNEQVRSYWHRRFAHVLVDEYQDTNRTQYDLIKLLVTDGKDPQTYNNWSGRSVFVVGDADQSIYSFRAADFTILMGFQEDFGDQAPDDATRTMVKLEENYRSTATILAAANALIANNSERIDKVLRPTRGDGELITLTRCDDEIAEAEAVVHRLRTMEAANPELSWGDMAVLYRTNAQSRSIEESLVRWGIPYIVVGGLRFYDRREIKDLLAYLRLLVNPADTVSLLRVINVPKRGIGKTTIQRLTDAANQLGIPLWDVVSDAEAVRSLGGRSARGLLQFCELLHDLRRQVQEVAPSELIQQVMEKSGYISELIAEGTDEAEERRRNLQELVNAALQYQEENEEGDLEGFLATAALSSDADSKDTAADRVTLMTLHSSKGLEFPVVCLVGLEQGLFPSYRSLDDPASLEEERRLCYVGITRAKERLFLSHASERRLWGGMREAAVPSVFLSELPEALVQGDLPQSGGAALRRERRLERLTRVDRDRPSSAPANAVRRRQAGPAPGRSWSVGDRVTHASFGVGEITHTFGSGEKVSIAVKFAGMGPKILDPRLAPIEPIAADG, encoded by the coding sequence ATGAGCTTTCTGGCCGGCCTCAACGACGCCCAGCGCAGGGCGGTGGACCACCACGAAGGGCCCCTGCTGGTGGTGGCCGGTGCCGGCAGCGGCAAGACCCGCGCCCTCACCCATCGCATCGCCCATCTGATCGGTGAGCACGGTGCTGATCCCGCCCAGATCCTGGCGGTGACCTTCACCAACAAGGCCGCCCGCGAGATGAAGGAGCGGCTGGAGGTGCTGCTGGCTCAGAAGCTGGCCCAGAGCCAGTACGGCCAGCCCTGGAGCACCTTGCCGCCGGTTGATCAACGGCAGCTGCGCTCTCGGATTTACCGCGAGGTCAGCAAGGAGTTGTGGATCGGCACCTTCCACGCCCTGTTCGCGCGGATGCTCCGCTATGACATCGACAAGTTCAAGGACGCTGAGGGGCTGAGCTGGACCAAGCAGTTCTCGATCTACGACGAGGCCGATGCCCAGAGCCTGGTGAAGGAGATCGTCACCCAGGAACTGCAGCTGGATCCCAAGCGGTTCGAGCCGAAGAAGACCCGCTGGGCCATCAGCAACGCCAAGAACCAGGGCTGGCTGCCGGATCAACTGGAAGCCAATGCTGAAGGTCAGCGGGGCAAGCTAACCGCCAATGTGTACCGCCGCTACCGCAGGGCGCTGGCGGCGAACAATGCGCTGGATTTTGATGATCTGCTGTTGCTGCCGGTGCAGCTGCTTCAGCAGAACGAGCAGGTGCGTAGCTACTGGCACCGCCGCTTTGCCCATGTGTTGGTGGATGAGTATCAAGACACCAACCGCACCCAGTACGACCTGATCAAGCTGCTGGTCACCGATGGCAAAGACCCGCAGACCTACAACAACTGGAGTGGGCGCTCGGTGTTCGTGGTGGGAGATGCCGACCAGAGCATCTACAGCTTCCGCGCCGCCGACTTCACGATCCTGATGGGTTTTCAGGAGGACTTCGGTGATCAGGCGCCGGACGACGCCACCCGCACGATGGTGAAGTTGGAGGAGAACTACCGCTCCACCGCCACGATCCTCGCGGCGGCCAATGCCCTGATCGCCAACAACAGCGAGCGGATCGACAAGGTGCTGCGACCCACCCGCGGCGACGGGGAGTTGATCACCCTCACCCGTTGTGATGACGAAATTGCCGAGGCCGAGGCGGTGGTGCATCGGCTGCGGACGATGGAGGCGGCCAACCCCGAGCTGAGCTGGGGAGATATGGCCGTGCTGTATCGCACCAATGCCCAGTCTCGCTCGATCGAGGAATCGCTGGTGCGCTGGGGTATCCCCTACATCGTTGTAGGGGGTCTGCGCTTCTACGACCGGCGGGAGATCAAGGATCTGCTGGCCTATCTGAGGCTGTTGGTGAATCCGGCGGACACCGTCAGCCTGCTGCGGGTGATCAATGTGCCCAAACGGGGCATCGGCAAGACCACGATTCAGCGGCTCACCGATGCCGCCAATCAACTGGGGATCCCGCTCTGGGATGTGGTGAGTGATGCCGAAGCCGTGCGATCCCTGGGGGGACGGTCGGCCCGTGGTCTGCTGCAGTTCTGCGAGCTGCTCCATGACCTGCGGCGTCAGGTGCAGGAGGTGGCTCCGTCCGAGCTGATCCAGCAGGTGATGGAGAAAAGCGGCTACATCAGCGAACTGATCGCGGAAGGCACCGATGAAGCGGAGGAACGCCGCCGCAACCTGCAGGAATTGGTCAATGCCGCTCTTCAGTACCAGGAGGAGAACGAGGAGGGGGATCTCGAAGGCTTCCTGGCTACGGCAGCGTTGTCCAGCGATGCCGACAGCAAGGACACCGCAGCGGATCGGGTCACCCTGATGACTTTGCACAGCAGCAAGGGCCTGGAGTTCCCGGTGGTGTGTCTGGTGGGTTTGGAGCAGGGCCTGTTCCCCAGCTACCGCTCCCTCGATGATCCGGCCTCCCTGGAGGAGGAGCGTCGCCTCTGCTATGTCGGCATCACTCGCGCCAAGGAGCGCCTGTTTCTCTCCCATGCCAGTGAGCGTCGGCTCTGGGGTGGCATGCGCGAAGCCGCCGTGCCGTCGGTATTTCTTTCAGAGCTGCCGGAGGCCCTGGTGCAGGGGGATCTCCCCCAGAGCGGTGGAGCGGCCCTGCGCCGCGAACGGCGGCTGGAGCGGCTCACCCGTGTGGATCGTGATCGTCCCAGCTCGGCGCCGGCCAATGCGGTGCGCCGCCGCCAGGCGGGTCCGGCCCCCGGGCGCAGCTGGAGCGTTGGTGATCGCGTCACCCATGCCAGCTTCGGGGTCGGCGAGATCACTCACACCTTCGGTAGTGGTGAGAAGGTGTCGATCGCGGTGAAGTTCGCTGGGATGGGCCCGAAGATCCTCGATCCGCGGTTGGCGCCGATCGAGCCGATTGCTGCCGATGGCTGA
- a CDS encoding sulfotransferase, producing MAEPGLLLIRGLGHSGSTILDLALGAHPQLIGLGEAVRVLERPRLGEEHKGPQQLRGDLRFERRCTCGELAGDCPVWGPLLAWLPAHDDRPLAEKFNRLIEPLTATSPRWLVESFQADEQLLDAQALGRPVRVIQLTRDVRSWVHSESRRGVERHGRGGTVGWRSMLRWWRINRRWEQRLNRSGCAVFRLGYEELALAPEQALRKICAWLEIGFDPAMLQPGLNSSSHIVSGNRMRFDPGQSQAIRYDAAWLSSAALSLRVAPLLPAVARLNRRLVYSNGLLGRVWPSA from the coding sequence ATGGCTGAGCCCGGTTTGCTGCTCATCCGTGGACTCGGCCACAGCGGCAGCACCATCCTTGACCTGGCCCTCGGAGCCCATCCGCAGCTGATTGGCCTGGGGGAGGCGGTGCGGGTGCTGGAGCGCCCCCGTCTCGGTGAAGAGCACAAGGGGCCGCAGCAACTGCGGGGTGATCTCCGCTTCGAACGTCGCTGCACCTGTGGTGAGCTGGCCGGCGACTGTCCGGTGTGGGGACCGCTGCTGGCGTGGTTGCCAGCCCACGACGATCGCCCCCTGGCAGAGAAGTTCAACCGTTTGATTGAGCCGTTGACTGCCACGTCACCCCGCTGGTTGGTGGAGTCATTTCAGGCGGACGAGCAACTGCTGGACGCTCAAGCGCTGGGTCGTCCTGTGCGGGTGATTCAGCTCACCCGTGATGTGCGCTCCTGGGTGCATTCGGAATCGCGGCGTGGTGTGGAGCGCCATGGCCGCGGTGGAACCGTGGGCTGGCGCTCCATGCTGCGTTGGTGGCGCATCAATCGCCGTTGGGAGCAACGCTTGAACCGCTCCGGTTGTGCAGTGTTTCGGCTCGGCTACGAGGAGTTGGCCCTGGCTCCGGAGCAGGCCCTGCGAAAGATCTGCGCTTGGCTTGAGATTGGCTTTGATCCGGCGATGCTCCAGCCGGGGCTGAACTCGAGCAGTCACATCGTCAGTGGCAACCGCATGCGGTTCGACCCTGGTCAGAGCCAGGCGATTCGTTACGACGCGGCCTGGCTCTCCTCTGCGGCCCTGTCGCTTCGGGTTGCGCCGTTGCTGCCAGCCGTGGCCCGTCTGAACCGCCGGCTCGTCTACAGCAATGGTTTGCTCGGACGTGTCTGGCCCTCGGCCTAA
- a CDS encoding glycosyltransferase family protein → MSTVPSPIPIFIGYDPRERAATNVLIDSLYQLSSVPLAITPLVTPQLEAQGLYQRERDPKQSTAFSFTRFLVPHLMGYEGWALFMDCDMLCRGDIKQLWDQRDDRYGAMCVQHEHVPGETVKFLGEVQSAYPKKNWSSLMLLNCSRCSTLTVDYVNSASGLELHRFHWLAGDHEIGAIQGGWNHLVDVQAPPEPLDASPMLHWTLGGPWFREQRTMGGPLAAEWFSARDDAMKLWD, encoded by the coding sequence GTGTCCACCGTTCCCTCGCCGATTCCGATTTTCATCGGCTACGACCCTCGGGAACGGGCCGCCACCAATGTGCTGATCGACAGCCTGTATCAGCTCAGCAGTGTGCCGTTGGCGATCACGCCGTTGGTGACGCCCCAGTTGGAAGCTCAGGGCTTGTATCAGCGCGAACGCGATCCCAAACAGAGCACGGCCTTCTCCTTCACCCGCTTCCTCGTGCCGCATCTGATGGGATACGAGGGCTGGGCCCTGTTCATGGATTGCGACATGCTCTGCCGGGGGGACATCAAGCAGCTGTGGGACCAGCGCGATGACCGCTACGGCGCGATGTGCGTCCAGCACGAACATGTGCCCGGTGAGACGGTGAAATTTCTTGGTGAGGTGCAGAGCGCTTACCCGAAGAAGAACTGGAGTTCGCTGATGCTGCTCAATTGCAGCCGCTGCTCAACGCTCACTGTTGATTACGTCAACTCCGCCAGCGGCCTGGAGCTGCACCGCTTTCATTGGCTTGCTGGGGACCATGAGATCGGCGCCATCCAGGGCGGTTGGAATCACCTGGTGGACGTGCAGGCCCCACCGGAGCCCCTGGACGCCTCGCCGATGTTGCACTGGACCCTTGGCGGTCCCTGGTTCCGCGAGCAGCGCACCATGGGCGGGCCGTTGGCGGCGGAATGGTTCAGCGCCCGGGATGATGCGATGAAGCTCTGGGATTGA
- the kdsB gene encoding 3-deoxy-manno-octulosonate cytidylyltransferase: MAIQQAVVAVPARLQSSRLPNKVLAEIGGKPMIQRVLERCREASTVQAVVLCTDSSQLQQLAEGWGFPVLMTSSDCSSGSERIASVADQLMALAWREGPAVAEQTAVINVQGDQPFIDPAVIDAMVAEFQRLDPVPAVVTPVYGLSPETIHNPNVVKTLLAHDGRALYFSRSAIPHVRDVDPTDWHRHTTYWGHVGMYGFRGDVLAAWDQLPASPLEDLERLEQLRLIEAGHTIATFPVAGTSLSVDTAEQLEQARSMV, encoded by the coding sequence ATGGCGATTCAACAGGCGGTGGTGGCGGTTCCGGCCCGTCTGCAGTCCTCCCGGCTGCCGAACAAGGTGCTGGCAGAAATCGGGGGGAAACCGATGATCCAGCGGGTGCTGGAACGCTGCCGTGAGGCGTCCACCGTGCAGGCGGTGGTGCTCTGCACCGACAGTTCTCAGCTGCAGCAGCTGGCGGAAGGCTGGGGCTTTCCGGTGCTGATGACCTCTTCCGATTGCAGTTCCGGCAGTGAGCGAATTGCATCGGTGGCCGACCAGCTGATGGCGCTGGCCTGGAGGGAGGGCCCGGCCGTGGCGGAGCAGACCGCCGTGATCAATGTGCAGGGGGATCAGCCGTTCATCGATCCTGCGGTGATCGACGCGATGGTGGCGGAGTTTCAGCGCCTGGATCCCGTCCCGGCCGTTGTTACCCCGGTGTATGGCCTCAGCCCGGAAACCATCCACAACCCCAATGTGGTGAAAACCCTGCTGGCCCATGACGGACGGGCGCTGTATTTCTCCCGCTCCGCTATCCCGCACGTGCGGGACGTTGATCCGACGGATTGGCACCGCCACACCACCTACTGGGGCCATGTGGGCATGTATGGCTTCCGGGGGGATGTGCTGGCCGCCTGGGATCAGCTGCCGGCGTCACCGCTGGAGGATCTGGAGCGGCTGGAGCAGTTGCGCCTGATCGAGGCGGGGCACACCATCGCTACGTTCCCTGTCGCCGGAACCTCCCTCTCGGTGGACACAGCAGAGCAGTTGGAACAGGCGCGCTCGATGGTCTGA
- a CDS encoding sulfotransferase family protein, translating to MTATTDAPGVFLLGLGAQKAGTSWLHAQLNRRRDADFGFLKEYHIHDALTLPAAGFSGRSRRSLLKPRTWRRQRFLDRPERYYAYFARLLRRPGIQLTGDITPSYCGLSAATLLTIRTGFINQGIPVKPLFLMRDPIERIVSSLRMQRRKQGLQDSTGEIQALCDLCRERPERINLRSDYGHTLTALKDSFGLKHCFIATYEQMFHQNCWAELCRFLGVRYQEPQWEQRVNVSRTDTDLPEELLKQLGQWQEPTLAAVQLHCPELDLTRLWPTASRWCSAR from the coding sequence GTGACCGCAACGACTGACGCGCCTGGGGTGTTCCTGCTGGGGCTCGGGGCCCAGAAGGCCGGCACGTCCTGGCTCCACGCCCAGCTGAACCGACGCCGGGACGCTGATTTCGGCTTCTTGAAGGAATACCACATCCATGACGCGCTCACCCTGCCGGCCGCAGGCTTCAGCGGCCGCAGCCGCCGCTCGCTGTTGAAGCCCCGCACCTGGCGTCGCCAACGTTTCCTGGACCGCCCCGAGCGGTACTACGCCTACTTCGCCAGGCTGCTGCGGCGTCCGGGAATCCAACTCACAGGGGACATCACGCCCTCCTACTGCGGGCTCAGCGCCGCCACCCTGCTTACCATTCGCACTGGCTTCATCAACCAAGGGATTCCGGTAAAGCCGCTGTTCCTGATGCGGGACCCGATCGAGCGCATCGTCTCCAGCCTGCGCATGCAACGGCGCAAGCAGGGGCTACAGGACAGCACCGGCGAAATCCAGGCCCTGTGTGATCTCTGCCGCGAGCGCCCGGAACGGATCAATCTGCGCAGTGACTACGGCCACACCCTCACGGCCCTCAAGGACAGCTTCGGCCTGAAGCACTGCTTCATCGCCACCTATGAGCAGATGTTTCATCAGAACTGCTGGGCTGAACTCTGCCGGTTCCTCGGAGTGCGGTACCAGGAACCGCAGTGGGAACAACGGGTGAATGTGAGCCGAACCGACACGGACCTGCCGGAGGAGCTGCTGAAGCAGCTGGGGCAATGGCAGGAACCGACCCTGGCGGCCGTTCAGCTCCATTGCCCGGAGCTTGATCTCACCCGGCTCTGGCCGACCGCCAGCCGATGGTGTTCGGCGCGCTGA
- a CDS encoding KdsC family phosphatase: MSLPGLNQLGWWRLRRQLNQLQLLVLDVDGVLTDGGLWFDADGQLIKRFDVRDGLGIRLLLQAGVQIAFLSGGRGGATEVRARQLGIEHCLVGIKDKPAALQTLQQQVGVTVSQTVFVGDDLNDLAVRPMVGLLLAPADACAPVRRGADLVLCRRGGHGAVRELAERILQARDGWRSLSRRGWRDRND; this comes from the coding sequence ATGAGCCTGCCGGGCTTGAACCAGCTGGGCTGGTGGAGACTGCGCCGCCAGCTGAACCAGCTGCAGCTGCTGGTGCTGGATGTGGATGGTGTGCTCACCGATGGTGGGCTCTGGTTCGATGCCGACGGGCAACTGATCAAACGCTTCGACGTGCGGGATGGCCTGGGCATCCGTCTGCTGCTGCAGGCAGGGGTGCAGATCGCTTTTCTCAGCGGTGGCCGTGGCGGCGCGACCGAAGTGCGGGCCCGCCAACTGGGGATCGAACACTGCCTGGTGGGCATCAAGGACAAACCCGCTGCCCTGCAGACCCTGCAGCAGCAGGTGGGGGTGACCGTCTCGCAGACCGTCTTTGTCGGCGACGATCTCAATGACCTGGCCGTGCGACCAATGGTGGGTCTGCTGCTGGCGCCCGCCGATGCCTGCGCTCCCGTGCGCCGGGGTGCCGATCTGGTGCTCTGCCGCCGCGGCGGTCATGGGGCCGTACGGGAGCTGGCGGAACGGATCCTTCAAGCCCGCGATGGCTGGCGCAGCTTGAGCCGAAGGGGTTGGCGTGACCGCAACGACTGA
- a CDS encoding KpsF/GutQ family sugar-phosphate isomerase, producing MTMVRSSRIPALSALTRCLQEEASAIAAAAERLSSDQVEAALLLLERCADRKAKLVITGVGKSGIVARKIAATFSSIGLMALFLNPLDALHGDLGVVAPEDVCLLLSNSGETEELLEVLPHLKRRGTGRIAIVGRADSSLARGSDVVLEAGVDREVCPLNLAPTASTAVAMAIGDALAAVWMERRGISPADFALNHPAGSLGKQLTLTAADLMVPVSKLHPLHPHTPLPEVIGGLTRDGIGSGWVEHPEQPGSLVGLLTDGDLRRALQDHSADSWSSLTAADLMTRDPITVNGDVLVVKALEQMEHNRRKPISVLPVVGEQKRLLGLLRLHDLVQAGLA from the coding sequence ATGACAATGGTCAGATCATCACGGATCCCGGCGTTGTCCGCTCTCACTCGCTGTTTGCAGGAGGAAGCCTCCGCCATCGCTGCAGCGGCGGAACGGCTCAGCAGTGATCAGGTGGAAGCAGCCCTGCTGCTTCTGGAGCGCTGTGCAGACCGCAAGGCCAAGCTGGTGATCACCGGTGTGGGCAAAAGCGGCATCGTGGCCCGCAAGATCGCCGCCACGTTCTCCTCAATCGGCCTGATGGCCCTGTTCCTCAACCCCCTGGACGCCCTGCACGGGGATCTGGGGGTGGTGGCCCCGGAGGACGTTTGCCTGCTGCTGTCCAATTCCGGCGAAACAGAAGAACTGCTGGAGGTGCTGCCCCACCTCAAACGGCGCGGCACGGGCCGGATCGCCATCGTCGGCCGGGCCGACTCTTCCCTGGCCCGCGGCAGCGATGTGGTGCTGGAAGCCGGGGTGGACCGAGAGGTATGCCCTCTCAATCTCGCTCCCACCGCCAGCACCGCGGTGGCGATGGCCATCGGCGATGCCCTGGCGGCCGTGTGGATGGAACGGCGCGGCATTTCGCCCGCTGATTTCGCCCTCAATCATCCGGCTGGATCATTGGGTAAACAACTCACGCTGACGGCAGCCGACCTGATGGTGCCGGTGAGCAAGCTGCATCCCCTGCACCCTCATACCCCCCTGCCTGAGGTGATTGGCGGTCTGACCCGCGACGGCATCGGCAGTGGCTGGGTGGAGCATCCGGAGCAGCCTGGCTCCCTGGTGGGACTGCTCACCGACGGCGATCTGCGCCGAGCACTACAGGACCACAGTGCCGACAGCTGGAGCAGCCTGACGGCAGCCGATCTGATGACCAGGGACCCAATCACCGTGAACGGTGATGTGCTGGTGGTGAAGGCCTTGGAACAGATGGAACACAACCGCCGCAAACCGATCTCGGTGCTGCCTGTGGTGGGGGAGCAGAAACGGTTGCTGGGGCTGCTACGGCTCCATGATCTGGTGCAGGCAGGGCTGGCATGA
- a CDS encoding tRNA nucleotidyltransferase/poly(A) polymerase family protein, with amino-acid sequence MDLPAVPSALLDALKAAATEAGVPRLALVGGVVRDLLLHQRHGRPWTGVPDLDWVVEGSAAHLADVLQERCGTERVSGVQHHGQFGTVALNLDGVPLDLATARQEHYPRPAENPVVQPGSLAADLVRRDLTINAMALDLMSGELIDLHGGQSDLAAGRLQFLHPGSISDDPTRVIRAARYGARLGIDLGSEALEQVGATVAAWPWAWHVGNAPETAPPALASRLRMELERLLDHEPWPIALDLLESWQAMALVDPCLQRDPERTRRLRWGQRLGLPLMTALLAAAADPGAVARRLQIPGEQQQWLERLPSLQGWLGSHPLPIHASPDAWTTALERGGWPPQTVALMVTLRPAAWRPLLRWWGRWRHIPSPQSARQLIAEGWQPGPGLGEELRRRRGVLLDQGR; translated from the coding sequence ATGGATCTGCCGGCTGTGCCGTCAGCCCTGCTGGATGCCCTCAAGGCGGCAGCCACCGAAGCCGGTGTGCCGCGTCTGGCGCTGGTGGGGGGTGTGGTGCGGGATTTGCTGCTGCATCAACGCCATGGCCGTCCCTGGACTGGCGTTCCCGATCTGGATTGGGTGGTGGAGGGCAGCGCCGCCCATCTGGCGGATGTGCTGCAAGAGCGTTGCGGGACTGAACGGGTGAGCGGTGTTCAGCATCACGGTCAGTTCGGCACGGTGGCCCTGAACCTCGATGGCGTGCCCCTCGACCTGGCCACGGCGCGGCAGGAGCACTATCCGCGGCCAGCAGAGAACCCTGTGGTGCAGCCCGGGTCGTTGGCGGCGGATCTGGTGCGGCGTGATCTCACGATCAATGCCATGGCCCTCGATCTAATGTCCGGGGAGTTGATCGATCTCCACGGCGGCCAGAGCGATCTGGCCGCAGGCCGTCTGCAGTTTCTTCATCCCGGCAGCATCAGCGATGACCCCACCCGGGTGATCCGGGCTGCGCGTTATGGCGCTCGGTTGGGGATTGACCTGGGTTCCGAGGCCCTTGAACAGGTGGGTGCGACCGTCGCGGCCTGGCCCTGGGCCTGGCATGTGGGGAATGCGCCGGAGACGGCACCGCCGGCCCTGGCCAGCAGGTTGCGGATGGAGCTGGAGCGGCTGCTGGACCATGAACCGTGGCCCATCGCGTTGGACCTGCTGGAGTCCTGGCAGGCCATGGCTCTGGTGGACCCCTGCTTGCAGCGTGATCCCGAACGAACCCGACGTCTGCGTTGGGGGCAACGCCTCGGGCTGCCGCTGATGACGGCGCTGTTGGCGGCTGCGGCTGATCCAGGGGCTGTGGCGCGCCGCCTGCAGATTCCCGGCGAGCAGCAGCAATGGTTGGAACGGCTGCCATCGCTGCAGGGCTGGTTGGGGTCGCATCCACTGCCCATCCATGCATCCCCAGATGCATGGACGACAGCACTTGAGCGCGGTGGTTGGCCGCCGCAGACGGTGGCGCTGATGGTGACGCTGCGGCCTGCGGCGTGGAGGCCACTTCTGCGTTGGTGGGGCCGCTGGCGGCACATTCCGTCGCCCCAGAGTGCGCGCCAGTTGATCGCTGAGGGATGGCAACCGGGACCAGGTCTGGGTGAGGAATTGCGTCGCCGTCGCGGCGTGCTGCTGGATCAGGGGCGATGA
- the selD gene encoding selenide, water dikinase SelD yields MNPAGPLLLAGGGHSHALILKRWAMDPTRRPARPVLLINRCSSALYSGMVPALIAGIDPPEAAAINLRSLCDRAGVGFVQAEITGLDPGQRCLLLAERPPLRFGLISLDVGAISRPSAEGIAIKPLEPALAFIASEDPNSTNPFTVVGAGAAAMEVVLALRRRWPHRPLRLQTRSNGPGPLERRILLEALIDLVTTPEPTGGPWLLCTGSRAPIWLAASGLPVDGDGRLRTNAQLQVEGNEHIFASGDCAVMAAAPRPASGVWAVRAAIPLAWNLEASCLDRPLRPWRPQRQALQLIGDQQGRAWARWGRWQLGPSGWLWQWKRRIDRRFMAGFRSSEPMTASEPMACRGCAAKLPAQPLAAALEQAGLTGAPEDAARIEGDPPLLQSVDGFPALVSDPWLNGRLTTLHACSDLWACGVRVDSAQAIVTLPVLEAAEQQELLVQTLCGVRSVLEEQQAQLIGGHTLESRSEPPHCPSLGVQLSLCVNGRSAAPWSKGGIAHGDVLLLSRPLGTGVLFAAAMAGACQPEALDTVLQHMSRSQHRLLDQLEPHRQAIHACTDVTGFGLLGHLGEMLASSSPLRITLWTNRIPAYPEAMDRLAQGYASSLAPANRRSWQWLDGLIQLDDSPSQALLELLVDPQTCGPLLLACTETTAQTLTAEGPWIPIGNATADHG; encoded by the coding sequence ATGAATCCAGCCGGGCCGCTCCTTCTGGCCGGCGGAGGCCACAGCCACGCGCTGATCCTCAAGCGCTGGGCCATGGACCCAACCCGACGGCCGGCCCGCCCTGTACTGCTGATCAATCGCTGCAGTTCAGCGCTCTACTCGGGCATGGTTCCAGCCCTGATCGCCGGGATCGACCCACCTGAGGCAGCCGCCATCAATCTGCGCTCCCTCTGCGATCGAGCTGGTGTCGGCTTCGTGCAGGCGGAGATCACCGGCCTGGACCCCGGCCAGCGCTGCCTGTTGCTCGCAGAACGCCCACCCTTGCGTTTTGGTCTGATCAGCCTCGATGTCGGTGCCATCAGCAGGCCAAGCGCTGAAGGCATCGCGATCAAGCCACTGGAGCCGGCCCTGGCCTTCATCGCCTCCGAGGATCCCAACAGCACAAATCCCTTCACCGTGGTCGGGGCTGGCGCCGCAGCCATGGAAGTGGTGCTGGCGCTGCGACGCCGCTGGCCTCACCGCCCGTTGCGCCTGCAAACCCGCTCAAACGGTCCAGGTCCCCTTGAGCGGCGCATCCTGTTGGAGGCCTTGATCGACCTAGTCACGACCCCCGAGCCCACGGGTGGCCCCTGGCTGCTTTGCACCGGCAGTCGCGCACCCATCTGGCTGGCAGCCAGCGGTCTGCCGGTGGATGGCGATGGTCGCCTCCGCACCAATGCCCAGCTGCAGGTGGAGGGCAACGAGCACATTTTTGCGAGCGGTGACTGCGCCGTCATGGCTGCAGCACCCAGGCCAGCCTCCGGCGTCTGGGCTGTGCGAGCAGCCATCCCCTTGGCATGGAACCTGGAAGCCAGCTGCCTGGATCGCCCGCTGCGTCCCTGGCGGCCGCAACGACAGGCGCTTCAGCTGATCGGCGATCAGCAAGGCCGGGCCTGGGCACGCTGGGGACGCTGGCAGCTGGGACCCTCCGGATGGCTCTGGCAGTGGAAGCGACGGATCGACAGACGCTTCATGGCGGGGTTCCGCAGCAGCGAGCCGATGACTGCATCAGAACCGATGGCCTGCCGGGGATGCGCAGCCAAGCTGCCGGCCCAGCCCCTTGCAGCCGCCCTGGAGCAGGCCGGGCTCACCGGGGCACCAGAAGATGCGGCACGCATCGAGGGCGATCCGCCGCTGCTGCAGAGCGTGGATGGGTTCCCGGCGCTGGTCAGCGACCCCTGGCTGAACGGTCGACTCACCACCCTCCATGCTTGCTCCGATCTCTGGGCCTGCGGTGTCAGGGTCGACAGCGCCCAGGCAATCGTGACTCTGCCGGTGCTGGAGGCGGCGGAACAGCAGGAATTACTGGTGCAGACGCTGTGCGGTGTGCGATCAGTGCTGGAGGAACAGCAGGCGCAGCTGATCGGAGGCCACACCCTGGAATCCCGCAGTGAACCGCCGCACTGCCCCAGCCTGGGGGTGCAGCTGAGCCTCTGCGTCAACGGTCGCAGCGCTGCCCCCTGGAGCAAGGGGGGAATCGCCCACGGTGATGTGCTGCTGTTAAGCCGTCCCCTGGGCACCGGCGTGTTGTTCGCTGCTGCCATGGCGGGTGCCTGCCAACCCGAGGCCTTGGACACCGTGCTCCAGCACATGTCCCGCAGTCAGCACCGATTGCTGGATCAACTGGAGCCCCATCGCCAGGCAATACACGCCTGCACCGATGTCACCGGCTTCGGTCTGCTCGGGCATCTCGGGGAAATGCTGGCGAGCAGCTCCCCCCTACGGATCACCCTTTGGACCAACCGCATTCCGGCATACCCCGAAGCCATGGATCGATTGGCTCAGGGCTATGCCAGCAGCCTGGCGCCGGCCAACCGCCGCAGCTGGCAATGGCTGGATGGGCTCATCCAACTGGATGACTCACCCTCGCAGGCACTGCTTGAGCTGCTGGTGGATCCCCAGACCTGCGGTCCCTTGCTACTGGCCTGTACAGAAACCACAGCGCAGACCCTCACAGCAGAGGGCCCCTGGATCCCAATCGGCAACGCAACAGCCGACCATGGCTGA